In Diabrotica undecimpunctata isolate CICGRU chromosome 4, icDiaUnde3, whole genome shotgun sequence, a single genomic region encodes these proteins:
- the LOC140438311 gene encoding uncharacterized protein, producing the protein MEDKYELLIGLIRGYPHIYDKSNNHFKDQEMKRNSWKKISEELQMSVKDCQRIWINLRNKYGREKKALPSGSGAPVTPQWEYFDSMSFLNKYIKPRNTHTTTEEALNQHAPPLQSPVFDSSSCSSAWSNSTIIESTLDTGLTEDCNMEMSPHSIFEENIIIQMEETEDQRVTVNSEKVQVADKEKNKKKKNLNGLDDPSLEIIDAAKSITQHLKNLTGQKEPKTSADTLGEYIASVLKEMTPEQQKNKRRRLLEVLEDDD; encoded by the exons ATGGAGG atAAATATGAGTTGTTAATTGGTCTAATTCGGGGTTACCCACACATTTACGATAAATCCAATAATCACTTTAAAGACCAAGAAATGAAACGAAACAGTTGGAAAAAAATTTCCGAAGAACTTCAAATGTCCG TGAAAGATTGCCAGAGAATTTGGATAAATTTACGAAATAAGTATGGAAGGGAGAAAAAAGCGTTGCCTTCTGGTTCCGGAGCTCCTGTTACCCCACAATGGGAGTACTTTGATTCAATGTCATTTCTAAATAAATACATTAAGCCCAGAAA TACACATACAACAACAGAAGAAGCCCTAAATCAACATGCTCCACCTTTACAATCACCGGTTTTTGACTCATCAAGCTGCTCCAGTGCATGGTCAAATTCAACAATAATTGAAAGCACCTTAGACACAGGTCTGACAGAGGATTGTAATATGGAAATGTCTCCACATTCTATATTCGAAGAAAATATTATTATCCAGATGGAAGAGACAGAGGATCAAAGAGTGACTGTAAATTCAGAAAAGGTGCAGGTTGCTGATAAAG aaaaaaataaaaagaaaaaaaacttaaatggACTTGACGACCCATCTCTTGAGATAATTGATGCTGCTAAATCCATCACTCAACATTTAAAAAATCTTACTGGTCAGAAGGAACCAAAAACTTCAGCAGATACCTTGGGGGAGTATATTGCTAGTGTTTTAAAAGAAATGACTCCGGAgcagcaaaaaaataaaagacgaaGACTTCTTGAAGTTTTAGAAGACGATGATTAG